The Gemmatimonas sp. UBA7669 genome segment GAGTAGGGGCCGTCGTTGGCACCGGTCCAGATGACCCCCTTCTCGAGCGGCGATTCCGAGATGGCGTAGAGCGTGCTGTAGAACTCTTCGCCGGTCACGTCGCGCGTGATGGGCGAACCACTGCCGCCCTGACAGCACTTGGGGAAGGCCGTGAGGTCGGGGGAGATCTTCTCCCAGGTCACGCCGTTGTTGCGCGTGCGGTGCAGATACTGCGAGCCGTAGTACAGCACCTTGGGGTCATGCGGCGACGTGGCCATGGGCGTCGTACGCTGCATGCGGTAGATGAGGTCACCGCCGTCGTTGCCGTACAGCGACTGTCCACCAATCCAGTACGCCTTGGTCACCCCGGCGGCCACGTTCTGCACGTAGAACTGACCCTTGCAGTTGCCGTAAATGATGTTGCGATCCGACGGGTGCGGAATGATGGGGCCTGTCTCGCAGCCCGGCCCCGTCTTCACCGCGTCCATGTTGAACGGCGCGTTGAGACTCGGCACGATGTAGGTGCTGTTGTCCTGCTGCGCCATGTACAGGTTGTACGGGAAGGCATTGTCCAGCCACACGCCGTAGAACTCCGCCGTGGGCTGCACATCCTGCGAGCTCCAGGTGCGTCCACCATCGAACGACACATTGGCGCCGCCGTCGTTGGACTGCACCATGATGTTGCCGTCCTTCGGATTCACCCACAGATCGTGATTGTCACCGTGCGGCGTGCGGAACGGCGTGACGGTCTTGCCACCATCCGTGCTCTTGTAGAGCGTTTCCGCACCGCCGTAGATGATGTCCGCGTTGGACGGATCGGCGTTGAGCGAGGTGTAGTAGAACGGGCGCGTGATGAGACCCGGCGTGCTGTTCACCAGCTGCCAACTCTCGCCCGCGTTTTCGCTGCGATAAAGGCCACCACCGGGCAGCGCTTCCACCAGCGCATAGAGACGCTGCGGGTTGGCGGCCGTCACGGCGAGGTTGCCCTTGCCGATGAGCTCATTGGGCAGCCCCGTGGTCTGCACGCGCTTCCACGTCTCGCCGCCGTCCGTGCTCTTGTAGAAGCCGCCCTCACGCGAGCCCGAGATGATGGTCCATGGCTTGCGCTCGATGCGGTTCATCCAGGCGTACACCACGTCCGGATTGCCCGGCTGCAGTTCCACGTCCATGGCGCCAGTGGAGTCGCTCACGTAGAGCGTCTTCTTCCAGGTCTTGCCGCCATCGGTGGTCTTGAAGACCCCGCGTTCGTTGTTCGGCTTGAAGATGTCGCCGTAGGCAGCCACCCACACGATGTCCGGATTGCTGGGGTGAATGCGCACCGCGCCCACCTGTCCGGCATTGTACAGTCCGCGGAACTCCCAGGTCTTGCCGCCATCGCCGCTGCGATACATGCCGCGTCCCGTGGACACATTGGAGCGGACGCCGTCAGAGCCGGTGCCCACCCAGATCACGTTGGGATCGCTGTCGGCCACCGCAATGGCCCCCATGGACGCGACGGGGATCTTGTGGTCGGAGATGGGCTCCCAGCTCTCTCCGCCGTTGGTGGTGCGCCACAGGCCGCCACTGGCCACACCCATGTAGAACGTTCGTGGCTG includes the following:
- a CDS encoding VPS10 domain-containing protein — its product is MRPFTRAAWSLSAAVLTPALLTLIPHTIDAQTGTASRPGTGSTPRATTPRSAKVPQLESVDPAVFRGLSYRLVGHSRGGRVTAVTGVPSQPRTFYMGVASGGLWRTTNGGESWEPISDHKIPVASMGAIAVADSDPNVIWVGTGSDGVRSNVSTGRGMYRSGDGGKTWEFRGLYNAGQVGAVRIHPSNPDIVWVAAYGDIFKPNNERGVFKTTDGGKTWKKTLYVSDSTGAMDVELQPGNPDVVYAWMNRIERKPWTIISGSREGGFYKSTDGGETWKRVQTTGLPNELIGKGNLAVTAANPQRLYALVEALPGGGLYRSENAGESWQLVNSTPGLITRPFYYTSLNADPSNADIIYGGAETLYKSTDGGKTVTPFRTPHGDNHDLWVNPKDGNIMVQSNDGGANVSFDGGRTWSSQDVQPTAEFYGVWLDNAFPYNLYMAQQDNSTYIVPSLNAPFNMDAVKTGPGCETGPIIPHPSDRNIIYGNCKGQFYVQNVAAGVTKAYWIGGQSLYGNDGGDLIYRMQRTTPMATSPHDPKVLYYGSQYLHRTRNNGVTWEKISPDLTAFPKCCQGGSGSPITRDVTGEEFYSTLYAISESPLEKGVIWTGANDGPYSVTRDDGKTWARVTPKDLPEGGRVAWIDASPHRKGSAYFATYRYLLGDYQPYIYRTDDYGKTWKRLTDGKNGIPADVPTRVVREDPVREGLLYAGTEFGLYISFDNGAHWQPFNLNMPIVPINDIRVHNNDLVIATQGRAAWILDNITPLQQIGARTASAPVTLFTPRDGYRTNVGQAILGPTVDYYLPTAPSDTVRIEILNAAGQLVNSYKSGVTPPAPPRRRAADEDDPEAAMMAGRPGAGAVAAPTLNLVTKNAGMNRFVWGMQHRNGLGAPPGQYTLRLSVGGTTQTVPLRVRIDPRLAADGTTEADLQEQFAHNTRMRDMVAEVNAVVARVRAAEQRLRGATGAAADTAAMVKVVSEIVNTQPIRYGKPGLQAHISYLAGMTARADQKVGRDAFDRYAVLRKELDQAKALLDAALGREPAAGTR